Proteins encoded by one window of Mesorhizobium sp. INR15:
- a CDS encoding IS1182 family transposase, with translation MSKHFRAWKIDQPQLLPPSVQDFVPRDHLSRFIVDLVRESLDLSEITSSYRSALGQPPFDPRLMVALLLNGYASGLYSSRRIAKACVERADFMMIAALDAPDFRTISEFRKRHLKQLAGLFVQVLKLAEKAGLVRLGHVALDGTKIKANASKHKAMSYQHMKKRQAELQAEVDRWLAAAEAADAEEDKLHGNKRGDELPGWVADKQRRIARIAQAKAELEAEAKAAADEERRIEAEKQKSREAEGRKKTGKPAAAPSDEPAAKAQRNFTDPESRILKTKDGFIQGYNAQAAVDGKAQIIVAHGLTPSTSDYGQLVPLVDGIQANLGRKPEQASADSGYLSEVNLASLDQRGIDGYIATGRAKHPTADNGKGGGPLTQAMRKKIADGGFETPYRLRKQIVEAVFGQIKQARGFRQFLLRGLANVRAEWAIICTAHNLVKLGSLLRAS, from the coding sequence ATGAGCAAGCATTTTCGCGCGTGGAAGATTGATCAGCCGCAGTTGTTGCCGCCGAGCGTGCAGGATTTTGTGCCGAGGGACCACCTGTCACGGTTCATCGTGGATCTGGTGCGGGAGAGCCTCGATTTGAGCGAGATTACCAGCAGCTATAGGAGTGCGCTTGGCCAGCCGCCGTTCGATCCGCGGCTGATGGTGGCGCTGCTGCTCAACGGCTATGCGAGCGGCCTCTATTCCTCCCGGCGCATCGCCAAGGCGTGCGTTGAGCGCGCCGACTTCATGATGATCGCGGCGCTGGATGCGCCGGATTTCCGTACCATTTCCGAGTTCCGCAAGCGGCACCTCAAACAGCTGGCCGGGCTGTTCGTGCAGGTGTTGAAGCTGGCCGAGAAGGCCGGGCTGGTGCGGCTCGGGCATGTCGCGCTCGACGGCACCAAGATCAAGGCGAACGCGTCCAAACACAAGGCGATGAGCTATCAGCACATGAAGAAGCGCCAAGCCGAGTTGCAGGCGGAGGTCGATCGCTGGCTGGCCGCCGCTGAGGCGGCGGATGCCGAAGAGGACAAGCTGCACGGCAACAAACGAGGTGACGAACTGCCCGGCTGGGTCGCCGACAAACAGAGGCGGATCGCCAGGATCGCCCAGGCCAAGGCTGAACTGGAGGCCGAGGCGAAGGCCGCGGCCGACGAGGAGCGCCGCATCGAGGCCGAGAAGCAGAAGAGCCGCGAGGCCGAGGGCCGCAAGAAGACCGGCAAGCCCGCGGCTGCGCCATCCGACGAGCCCGCCGCGAAGGCCCAGCGCAACTTCACCGATCCTGAAAGCCGCATTCTCAAAACCAAGGATGGTTTCATCCAGGGCTATAACGCGCAGGCGGCCGTCGACGGCAAAGCGCAGATCATCGTTGCACACGGGTTGACGCCGAGCACGAGCGACTATGGCCAGTTGGTGCCGCTGGTCGATGGCATCCAAGCCAATCTCGGCCGCAAACCGGAGCAAGCGTCCGCTGACAGCGGCTATCTGAGCGAAGTCAACCTCGCCAGCCTCGACCAACGCGGGATCGATGGCTACATCGCCACCGGACGCGCCAAACACCCCACCGCCGACAACGGCAAGGGCGGCGGACCGTTGACACAGGCAATGAGAAAAAAGATCGCCGACGGCGGCTTCGAGACCCCCTACCGACTGCGAAAGCAGATCGTGGAGGCGGTGTTCGGGCAGATCAAGCAGGCACGCGGCTTCCGCCAGTTCCTGTTGCGGGGACTGGCAAACGTGCGTGCCGAATGGGCGATTATCTGCACCGCCCACAACCTCGTGAAGCTGGGAAGCCTCCTCAGGGCCTCCTGA
- a CDS encoding ABC transporter substrate-binding protein, translating to MPINRRELLGYSAALGATAIGLPKIASAAAGELTIAYNVNLPSWDPTTGPSAVNPTIQGLYQSVFDQFIPQKPDLSFAPGLLTEWGWNDDRTKVMMTVREGVKWHDGSPFTAEDVVWSLQRAGDEKTGNPIQFVWKNVNNFKIDGNKITGDVVQFDPVYFKWMSFLTGYILPKAYYEKVGAEGFEKAPIGTGPYMVEKFERNAFLRLKANPTYWGGKPAFENVTIKFVTDAASRVAEIESGSSQVTLEIPYEEYDRLIAKDGLAGSCKNVSDIGMIFFNNKDAMLDKNVRQAAVMAVDKELLVKRLLRGYGQPIDTLETPEYAAYDPSIKVEHNPEKAKELLAASGYSPEKPAKITIQTTKGFKPKDYEMVQAIVGMWRKVGIEATIEVYEIAKHYELRAAHKLDPAAFYNWGNAIGDPTTSTGFAMFGPSPHSSWKTDDLDAKIGPLWGEKDEAKRIAGWKAVDKYIAEQAYVLPLLQFAQPIVHAKGVKVVQHISGALLPALMTPA from the coding sequence ATGCCAATCAACAGACGCGAATTGCTCGGATACAGCGCCGCACTTGGTGCCACGGCTATCGGCTTGCCGAAAATCGCAAGCGCCGCGGCCGGCGAACTCACCATTGCCTACAACGTCAATCTACCGTCCTGGGATCCGACCACCGGACCGTCCGCGGTCAATCCGACAATCCAGGGCCTCTACCAGTCGGTTTTCGACCAGTTCATTCCACAGAAGCCTGACCTGTCTTTCGCGCCCGGCCTTTTGACCGAATGGGGCTGGAACGACGATCGCACCAAGGTGATGATGACGGTGCGCGAAGGCGTGAAATGGCATGACGGCTCGCCCTTCACCGCCGAAGACGTGGTCTGGTCGCTGCAGCGTGCAGGTGACGAAAAGACCGGCAATCCGATCCAGTTCGTCTGGAAGAACGTCAACAACTTCAAGATCGACGGCAACAAGATCACCGGCGATGTCGTGCAGTTCGACCCGGTGTATTTCAAATGGATGTCGTTCCTCACCGGCTACATCCTGCCCAAGGCCTATTACGAGAAGGTCGGCGCCGAGGGGTTCGAGAAGGCGCCGATCGGCACCGGCCCTTACATGGTCGAGAAGTTCGAGCGCAACGCCTTCCTTCGGCTGAAGGCCAATCCGACCTATTGGGGCGGCAAGCCGGCCTTCGAGAATGTGACGATCAAGTTCGTTACCGATGCCGCGAGCCGTGTCGCGGAAATCGAATCCGGCTCTTCGCAGGTGACGCTTGAGATTCCGTACGAGGAATACGACCGCCTGATCGCCAAGGATGGCCTTGCCGGCTCGTGCAAGAACGTGTCGGACATCGGCATGATCTTCTTCAACAACAAGGATGCGATGCTCGACAAGAATGTCCGCCAGGCGGCCGTCATGGCGGTGGACAAGGAGCTGCTGGTCAAGCGGTTGCTGCGGGGCTATGGCCAGCCGATCGATACGCTGGAAACGCCCGAATACGCCGCCTACGATCCGTCGATCAAGGTCGAGCACAATCCGGAGAAGGCCAAGGAATTGCTGGCCGCTTCCGGCTATTCGCCTGAAAAGCCGGCCAAGATCACCATCCAGACGACCAAGGGCTTCAAGCCCAAGGACTACGAGATGGTGCAGGCCATCGTCGGCATGTGGCGCAAGGTCGGCATCGAGGCGACGATCGAGGTCTACGAGATCGCCAAGCACTATGAGCTGCGCGCGGCGCACAAGTTGGATCCGGCGGCCTTCTACAACTGGGGCAATGCCATCGGCGATCCGACCACGTCGACGGGCTTTGCGATGTTCGGACCATCGCCGCACTCATCCTGGAAAACCGACGACCTCGACGCGAAGATCGGCCCTCTCTGGGGTGAGAAGGACGAGGCCAAGCGCATTGCCGGCTGGAAGGCTGTCGACAAGTACATCGCCGAGCAGGCCTATGTGCTGCCGCTGCTGCAGTTCGCCCAGCCGATCGTGCATGCCAAGGGCGTCAAGGTCGTGCAGCATATTTCCGGCGCGCTGCTGCCGGCGCTGATGACCCCGGCCTGA
- a CDS encoding ABC transporter permease, whose protein sequence is MLLQRFLIRLLTMLITLFGVAVVVFVVIRVAPGDPIAMMLPPGATDADIARLRALYGLDKTIVQQFFIWLSGVARGDFGTSISLRQDVLGLVFDRLPATLELAILALLMAVGLGGATAILGARERGTAVEAGIDIASGAALSIPDFLWGLVLILLFGVLVPIFDISGRVSPQLDLPFVTQFYLFESLLRFRFDLTWDLLKHMLMPAVALALPLAAIISQLLKQSLKEVLDLDYVVLARVKGFSETQVILREALKNAALPTLTLIGVQFTFLIGGTVIVERLFSYEGLGNMAIDAVINRDLPLIQGIVLVFALLFVLINLVVDMMYALLNPRLRHG, encoded by the coding sequence ATGCTCCTGCAAAGATTTCTGATCCGCCTTCTGACGATGCTGATCACGCTTTTCGGCGTGGCCGTCGTCGTCTTCGTCGTGATCCGCGTCGCGCCCGGCGATCCGATCGCCATGATGCTGCCGCCCGGCGCGACCGATGCCGACATCGCCCGGTTGCGGGCGCTTTACGGGCTCGACAAGACCATCGTGCAGCAGTTCTTCATCTGGCTGTCCGGTGTTGCCAGAGGCGATTTCGGCACCTCGATCTCGCTGCGCCAGGACGTGCTCGGGCTGGTGTTCGATCGCCTGCCGGCAACGCTGGAGCTTGCCATCCTGGCGCTGCTGATGGCCGTGGGGCTGGGCGGCGCGACCGCGATCCTCGGCGCGCGCGAGCGTGGCACGGCGGTCGAGGCCGGCATCGACATCGCCAGCGGAGCAGCGCTTTCCATTCCGGATTTCCTGTGGGGTCTCGTGCTCATCCTGCTGTTCGGCGTGCTGGTGCCGATCTTCGACATTTCGGGCCGCGTGTCACCGCAACTCGACCTGCCTTTCGTCACTCAGTTCTACCTGTTTGAAAGTTTGCTGCGGTTTCGCTTCGATCTCACATGGGATCTGCTGAAGCACATGCTGATGCCGGCGGTGGCGCTGGCGCTGCCACTCGCGGCGATCATTTCGCAGCTGTTGAAGCAGTCGCTGAAGGAGGTGCTCGATCTCGACTATGTCGTGCTGGCACGGGTCAAGGGTTTTTCCGAAACACAAGTCATCCTGCGCGAGGCGCTGAAGAACGCCGCCTTGCCGACGCTAACCCTGATCGGCGTGCAATTCACTTTCCTCATCGGCGGCACGGTCATCGTCGAGCGGCTGTTTTCCTATGAAGGCCTCGGCAACATGGCGATCGATGCCGTCATCAACCGCGACCTGCCGCTGATCCAGGGCATCGTGCTGGTCTTCGCGCTGCTCTTCGTGCTGATCAATCTCGTGGTCGACATGATGTACGCGCTGCTCAATCCGAGGCTGCGCCATGGATGA
- a CDS encoding ABC transporter permease: MDENRMSRRGSSPRLWLAGGWLLLALLAAIFAPLIAPQDPLAQDLMLERLPPFWMSGAEPGYWLGTDSLGRDLLSRLIFGARIAFIVAFAAAIAACVVGSALGLIAGYFGGWADRIISRIVDVWMAFPPVLFAILLVAVLGTGLGSVILAIAIIDWTRFCRVIRAETMGQARMDYVENARIAGYGRVGIMLREVLPNVVPSIVALLSLEMGIAVIVEAILSFVNLSISTDDPTWGGIIAEGRLSIHQAWWVLVFPLITLILTVLSFSQFGEALKTRFDPVLR; this comes from the coding sequence ATGGATGAGAACCGCATGTCACGGCGGGGCTCAAGTCCGCGGCTTTGGCTTGCCGGCGGCTGGCTGTTGCTGGCGCTTCTGGCCGCGATCTTCGCGCCACTGATCGCACCGCAGGACCCGCTGGCGCAGGACCTCATGCTGGAGCGGTTGCCGCCGTTCTGGATGAGCGGTGCCGAGCCCGGCTACTGGCTGGGCACCGACAGCCTTGGCCGCGACCTTCTTTCGCGATTGATCTTTGGCGCCCGCATCGCCTTCATCGTTGCCTTCGCCGCCGCGATCGCCGCCTGCGTGGTCGGTTCGGCGCTTGGTCTGATCGCGGGCTATTTCGGCGGCTGGGCCGACCGCATCATCTCGCGCATCGTCGATGTCTGGATGGCGTTTCCGCCGGTGCTGTTCGCCATCCTGCTGGTCGCCGTTCTTGGAACGGGCCTGGGTTCCGTCATCCTCGCCATCGCGATCATCGACTGGACCCGCTTCTGCCGCGTCATTCGCGCCGAGACCATGGGCCAGGCGCGCATGGACTATGTCGAGAACGCCCGCATCGCCGGCTATGGCCGCGTCGGCATCATGCTGCGCGAAGTGCTGCCCAATGTGGTGCCGTCGATCGTGGCGCTGCTGTCGCTCGAAATGGGCATCGCTGTCATCGTCGAGGCGATCCTGTCCTTCGTCAACCTGTCGATCTCGACCGACGATCCGACCTGGGGCGGCATCATCGCCGAGGGCCGGCTTTCGATCCACCAGGCCTGGTGGGTGCTGGTGTTCCCGCTGATCACGCTGATCCTCACCGTGCTGTCGTTCAGCCAGTTCGGCGAAGCCTTGAAGACGCGTTTCGATCCGGTGCTGCGATGA
- a CDS encoding ABC transporter ATP-binding protein, which yields MSACLDIDGLSAVLPNGQRVLRSVSLVVQPGEVRALVGESGAGKTMIGKAVLGVLPSSVRIVEGDIRLEGEDLGKLQPKARRTLIGARTALIPQDPLTALNPSRRIGPQMTDRLVSILGWSGEKADTRIRQLLDEVQIRDPDRVLKSYPHELSGGMRQRVLIAAAFAAEPRLIVADEPTTALDVTVQKQILRLIVQLQREHGTAILFVTHDLGVVAKISQKVSVLYAGKVVEEAETAALFAAPQHPYTRALMAATPRYTDPLASLKPVDEAVLAGLASEIAAADQAWRPRHG from the coding sequence ATGAGCGCTTGCCTTGACATCGACGGCTTGAGCGCCGTGCTGCCAAATGGCCAGCGCGTGCTGCGCTCGGTCTCGCTCGTCGTACAGCCGGGCGAGGTTCGCGCGCTGGTCGGGGAGAGCGGCGCCGGCAAGACGATGATCGGCAAGGCGGTGCTCGGCGTCCTGCCGTCAAGCGTGCGCATTGTCGAAGGCGATATCCGGCTCGAGGGCGAAGACCTCGGCAAGCTGCAACCCAAGGCGCGGCGCACGCTGATCGGCGCGCGCACGGCGCTGATCCCGCAGGACCCGCTGACCGCGCTCAACCCGTCGCGCCGCATCGGCCCGCAGATGACCGACCGGCTGGTGAGCATCCTCGGCTGGAGCGGCGAGAAGGCCGACACCCGCATCCGGCAATTGCTGGACGAGGTGCAGATCCGCGATCCCGACCGCGTGCTCAAAAGTTATCCGCATGAACTCTCTGGCGGCATGCGCCAACGCGTCTTGATCGCCGCCGCCTTCGCCGCGGAGCCACGGCTGATCGTCGCCGACGAGCCGACCACGGCCCTCGACGTGACCGTGCAGAAACAGATCTTGCGGCTGATCGTGCAATTGCAGCGCGAGCATGGCACCGCGATCCTGTTCGTCACTCACGATCTCGGCGTCGTCGCCAAGATCAGCCAGAAAGTGTCCGTGCTCTATGCCGGCAAGGTGGTGGAGGAAGCCGAAACGGCGGCTCTCTTCGCCGCCCCACAGCACCCCTATACGCGGGCGCTGATGGCGGCGACGCCACGCTACACCGATCCTCTCGCCTCGCTGAAGCCTGTCGATGAGGCCGTGCTGGCCGGGCTCGCTTCGGAGATCGCCGCTGCCGACCAGGCCTGGAGACCTCGGCATGGCTGA
- a CDS encoding ATP-binding cassette domain-containing protein: protein MAEPLFSVRGLKVALPDMTRKPLIGRAPLTEILKGLDFDLPKGSVTGIVGESGSGKSTLGRALVRLLEPSAGSVSFDGQDITHLPEAELRPLRRDLQMIFQDPMSSLNPRHTIFSIIAAPLKQNGLGDNLTDRVMEALRRVGLPESFARRYRHELSGGQRQRVGIARALALSPKFVLADEIVSGLDVSTQAQILTLLEKLAAEMGLTVAFISHDLSVIRRLCRQVIVMREGVIVEASATDALFENPRQSYTRDLISAIPLPEIDAGWLDIPSTGKAPT, encoded by the coding sequence ATGGCTGAGCCGCTGTTTTCCGTGCGTGGGCTGAAAGTCGCGCTGCCCGACATGACGCGCAAGCCGCTGATTGGCCGCGCGCCGCTGACCGAGATCCTGAAGGGACTGGATTTCGATCTGCCCAAGGGATCGGTCACCGGCATCGTCGGTGAATCAGGGTCCGGCAAGTCGACGCTCGGCCGCGCCCTCGTGCGGCTGCTTGAACCCAGCGCCGGCAGCGTCAGCTTCGACGGCCAGGACATTACCCATCTGCCGGAGGCAGAGCTGCGGCCGTTGCGCCGTGACCTGCAGATGATCTTCCAGGACCCGATGTCGTCGCTCAACCCGCGCCACACGATCTTCAGCATCATCGCCGCGCCGCTGAAGCAGAATGGGCTCGGCGACAATCTGACCGACCGGGTGATGGAAGCGCTGCGCCGCGTCGGCCTGCCGGAAAGCTTCGCCCGCCGCTACCGCCACGAACTGTCGGGCGGCCAGCGCCAGCGCGTCGGCATTGCCCGGGCACTGGCGCTGTCGCCGAAATTCGTGCTGGCCGACGAGATCGTCTCGGGCCTCGATGTGTCGACCCAGGCACAGATTCTCACTCTGCTGGAGAAACTCGCGGCCGAGATGGGCCTGACTGTTGCCTTCATCAGCCACGACCTGTCGGTGATCCGAAGGCTGTGCCGGCAAGTGATCGTGATGCGGGAAGGGGTGATCGTCGAGGCGAGTGCCACCGACGCCCTGTTCGAGAACCCACGGCAGAGCTACACGCGCGACCTCATATCGGCCATTCCGCTGCCCGAAATCGATGCCGGCTGGCTGGATATCCCTTCGACCGGCAAGGCGCCGACATGA
- a CDS encoding VOC family protein, translated as MRTIIRNALIATAILGSTGLASASSIPGMRGHDHTGITVPDMKQAVDFFTEVVGCKKAMSFGPFADDKGTFMQDVLGVDPKAVIQEITMVRCGYGSNIELFKYTAPDQKDVTPKNSDIGGFHIAFYVDDVAAAKAYLDAKGVKTRMGPIPVSEGPAGGQTILYFQAPWGLQLEAISYPTGMAYEKGAETVLWSPKNPEK; from the coding sequence ATGAGGACCATCATCCGAAACGCATTGATCGCCACCGCGATCCTGGGCAGCACTGGCTTGGCGAGCGCCAGCTCTATCCCCGGCATGCGCGGGCACGATCACACCGGGATCACCGTTCCCGACATGAAGCAGGCGGTCGACTTCTTCACCGAAGTGGTCGGCTGCAAGAAGGCGATGTCCTTCGGCCCGTTCGCCGACGACAAGGGCACGTTCATGCAGGATGTCCTGGGCGTCGATCCGAAGGCCGTGATTCAAGAGATCACCATGGTCCGCTGCGGCTATGGTTCGAACATCGAGCTGTTCAAATACACCGCACCCGACCAGAAGGACGTGACGCCGAAGAACAGCGACATCGGCGGCTTCCACATTGCCTTCTATGTCGATGATGTCGCGGCCGCCAAAGCCTATCTCGACGCCAAGGGCGTCAAGACGCGCATGGGGCCGATACCGGTTTCCGAAGGACCCGCTGGCGGCCAGACCATCCTCTATTTCCAGGCGCCATGGGGCCTGCAGCTGGAAGCAATAAGCTATCCCACCGGCATGGCCTACGAAAAAGGCGCAGAGACCGTGCTTTGGAGCCCGAAGAACCCCGAGAAGTGA